The Portunus trituberculatus isolate SZX2019 chromosome 50, ASM1759143v1, whole genome shotgun sequence genome includes the window AATCAGTCAGTTCAGCTCAGTCACACTGAGAGCACACACTAAACACTCAGCTCCGAGTCTCTTTGCTGATTCCAGTTGAATCCAGTTCCTTCACAAGATGTCTGAAAGCATAGAGTTAAAATTTCGTGAAGAATTATATTCTAGGTATGAGAAGTGTCGCAAATATCTCATTCCGAAAGAAGAATATTTCCAAATTATTGAGGACATTCGTACAACTAGTGAAAGGAAGAACACTAAGAGTCGCCATCAATACTACCTTCTGAGTAAATATGAAGTGCTACAGTGTGGTGATATTGAGAAACTTATTAAGAAACGACAAACCCCAGATGAAACACCAGTGTACTATGTCTCCATTGAAGACACTTATGACATAGTTAAGAGGGCCCATGTTGCAACTGGGCACGGTGGTCGAGATAGAATGACTAGAGAACTCCAAGTGAAATACGCCAATATTCAGCGGGATACAGTTGAACTATTCAAATCGTTGTGTCAGGAAtgccagaaaaagagaaagcgaCCAATGACAAAGGGAGTTGTGGTTAAACCTATTCTGACTAGTGAATTTTCATCACGTGGGCAGGTAGATCTTATTGACATGCAGTCTATGTCGTGTAGAACTTACAAATGGATTATGGTTTACCAAGACCACTTAACAAAGTTTTGCGTTCTGCGTCCACTCAAATCAAAGCGTGCAGCTGAAGTAGCATTCCAACTAgctgatatttttcttctcttgggGGCTCCTGTAATTCTTCAATCAGACAATGGTTCTGAGTTTACTGCTCAGATCATTACTGAACTGTGTTCCATGTGGCCTGAATTATCCATCGTTCATGGTAAGCCAAGACACCCACAGAGTCAAGGCTCTGTGGAGAGAGCAAATGGTGACATAAAGGACATGCTTGTTGCTTGGATGGCTGATAATAACTCAACGGACTGGGCAACGGGCATAAAATTTGTTCAATTCTCCAAGAATTCTGCCTATCACGCAGGGATCAAGAGGAGTCCATATGCTGCAATGTTTGGTGTGAATGCCAGAGTCGGACTGACATCAACATCACTTCCACATGAAATCATCAGTTCCCTGCAGTCTGAACAAGACCTTGTAACCTTGCTTCAAGAAAGAGAAACTGATACCAACAATCCTGAAACAGAAAGTACAGTCCACGAACCAGTCGCAACCGAAATTAACGAGGATGAGCAAGAAATTGATGTCAACTCCCAACGTATAGCTGCCAGTGaaccagaacaagaacaagaacatgaacctGTATCCCCTCATCACTCTGATCTTGATCAACTGCAACACAGCATCAATTCCCAACGTATAGCTGCCAGCGAATCCCAGAAACAACAAGCGGAGCGTATGGTGAAGAGAAGCCGAATAGAGCTAAAAGTAGGTGAGATAGGAGACAACGTTGCTCTTCCCATTCCTTTAGTTGATCGAGGTCGTGGAGACCCAAGGAACATCTTAGGAGTTATAGTGAGTAGGAGCATAAACGATCAGTACAAAGTAGCTACCAAAAGTGGTGTTCTAAAAGGAAGCTATTCAAGGAATCAATTTGACATTTGTCCTGAAAGATTGCTGAGAGAGGGTGACATTAACAGTGATACAGAAATTTCTCTCCGAGAAGCCGTTATCAAAGAATCTGACAATGGAGGACAAGGTTTTGTTAAGTGTTCTtgtaatggtaaaaaaaaatgccaatcaAACTGATGTAAATGTTTCAAATCTAAACAGCTTTGCAATAGTAGATGTCATAACAGCCTTAATTGTACAAACAAGTAGCATGAATGAGTGATTGTGTTGTCATATGTAATTCTATTGTTTaagtgatttattttttaactaCAGTTGTACTTTTGTAATATGTgatttttcatgaattttaacATGCTTTTAAAATATACTGTatttgaataaaaacaaattatgaagatttgtaatttttttatgaattttaacATGCTTTTTTAAAATATACTGTatttgaataaaaacaaattatgtatgtatgaatttctactttatttcacCTATCACATGTCAAAAACAAAATACCGTAAATTTCTTTAGTCATTTCGTGAAATAGCTGGGCAAAAAATTTAgtcatttcatgaaatggctaTAATTTTCAGTCATTTCGTGAACTGACTGGCCTCCGCAGGCAATACATGTAATGACTAAGAAAATCAGTCATTTCACGAAATGACTGATTTCACAGTTTgactgtaacatatatatatatatatatatatatatatatatatatatatatatatatatatatatatatatatatatatatatatatatatatacaggcaaccccgtttaacgaaggggttacgttcctaaaaaacacttcgttaagcgaaacttcgttaaccgaaccaattataacaagtttaacccatgatttgaacttccattgagagtaagcaaagtgagagtgcatcatagtacagtaaaaggtttaatgaaagtaaaaattataaagttaaaCGTTTAGGTAGTttagtttaagtcattataatgtacactaatgtatgtatgtacgtaactttataatgttgatgatcttaactttatgaagggaaggagagtgaaacgggaaatacactaaccggcaacctgtggaatgtaaacaaagtgcgcatcattgtactgcatacaaaacttatgtaccatatttccacaaggctttccattttatccattgtagagtcacgagttctggtggttctcttagcttgcaaggaagatgaggtctcactagccctCTTAATAGAgtttcttgacttgaaaatagtagacagtagatggagtcaagccatggtgggaagcaatgttattagttttctggcctttctcttgtctgtgaataatacccagcttcacttcgagagtaagacacttcctggtcttcttaggaacgttagaccacattgcagggggttttggtggtaagttgaattaaggaagatgagctgctggtgacgctgttatgttttgactgggcagtgagtggtgcgtgtgatcttgatcttgatcttgatgctaaaggtgacacagaatttcttctgagtcaggcctttgtatcggcagagcctgtgttgtccacgagaggcttgatcttgatctttattctacaggtgtctcaggatttctcctgaggcaggccttagtaccagcagctcctgatgtacgagtattcaaaagcctgtcagctttggaaaaaaattacctggataaaacttcgttaaagcgagtttggtgttcgttaaacgagcagatggtagtaaatgaaaccttcgttatagcgaaatttcgttgtgaaccttcgttaaacgggg containing:
- the LOC123500096 gene encoding KRAB-A domain-containing protein 2-like, yielding MSESIELKFREELYSRYEKCRKYLIPKEEYFQIIEDIRTTSERKNTKSRHQYYLLSKYEVLQCGDIEKLIKKRQTPDETPVYYVSIEDTYDIVKRAHVATGHGGRDRMTRELQVKYANIQRDTVELFKSLCQECQKKRKRPMTKGVVVKPILTSEFSSRGQVDLIDMQSMSCRTYKWIMVYQDHLTKFCVLRPLKSKRAAEVAFQLADIFLLLGAPVILQSDNGSEFTAQIITELCSMWPELSIVHGKPRHPQSQGSVERANGDIKDMLVAWMADNNSTDWATGIKFVQFSKNSAYHAGIKRSPYAAMFGVNARVGLTSTSLPHEIISSLQSEQDLVTLLQERETDTNNPETESTVHEPVATEINEDEQEIDVNSQRIAASEPEQEQEHEPVSPHHSDLDQLQHSINSQRIAASESQKQQAERMVKRSRIELKVGEIGDNVALPIPLVDRGRGDPRNILGVIVSRSINDQYKVATKSGVLKGSYSRNQFDICPERLLREGDINSDTEISLREAVIKESDNGGQGFVKCSCNGKKKCQSN